Proteins from one Chelonia mydas isolate rCheMyd1 chromosome 14, rCheMyd1.pri.v2, whole genome shotgun sequence genomic window:
- the LOC102943749 gene encoding vespryn-21 produces the protein MEEKEVWRQYAPLRRLLGSFGEVAADPVLGAVRRKFQAEMTLAPDPKLIHATFPKRSELLEEFKEDVILDPDTANPWLIVSADGKSVRSGEKPQEFLPENPKRFALAPCVLGTQGFTSGRHYWEVEFGDQREWAVGVARESVQRKEWLALSPEDGIWSQGRWWLRREAFGSSETLQPHSGRPGMIGVCLDYEGGWVEFYEDDHTTIMLASFNGEKIFPFFYLGGGVHLTLIP, from the exons CGCCCTTGAGAAGGCTATTGGGGAGTTTCGGAGAAGTAGCTGCAGACCCTGTGCTTGGAG CAGTCAGACGGAAGTTTCAGGCAGAGATGACTCTTGCTCCCGATCCAAAACTCATCCATGCGACTTTCCCTAAGAGAAGTGAGCTTCTGGAGGAATTCAAAG AGGATGTGATTCTGGATCCTGACACCGCGAACCCGTGGCTCATCGTGTCTGCGGACGGGAAATCTGTGCGATCAGGAGAGAAACCACAAGAGTTCTTGCCCGAGAATCCCAAAAGATTTGCTCTTGCTCCCTGTGTACTGGGCACCCAGGGGTTCACTTCAGGGAGACATTACTGGGAGGTGGAGTTTGGGGATCAGAGGGAGTGGGCCGTGGGGGTTGCCAGAGAGTCCGTGCAGAGGAAGGAATGGCTCGCTCTTAGCCCTGAGGATGGGATCTGGTCTCAAGGGCGCTGGTGGCTTCGGAGGGAGGCATTCGGCTCCTCTGAGACCCTCCAACCCCATAGTGGGAGGCCTGGGATGATCGGGGTTTGTCTGGATTatgaaggggggtgggtggaatTTTATGAAGATGACCATACGACTATAATGTTGGCCTCCTTCAACGGGGAAAAAATTTTCCCCTTCTTCTACTTGGGCGGAGGGGTCCACCTCACACTGATCCCTTGA